The segment AAATATCCCCTGGGAACATTTATTAGAATTGGAAAAGAGGTTATCTTAAGTATTACTCAGATTGGAAAAGATCATGATGTGGATATTGAAGTCCGTGGACAGAAAGTTCGCTCTATTATGCCTGTTGAAGGAATTTTTACTCGGGTAGTTAAAGGTGGCATAGTCCAGGCAGGTGATACGATTGAGGTGATAACAGAAGATGATTAAAGTTGCCATAATTACCGTAAGTGATAAGGGTGCCAGAGGACAGAGAGAGGATATTAGTGGAGAGACTATTAAATTTATCCTGGAGAAAATAGAAGCAAAGGTTGTAGAATATAAAATTGTTCCGGATGAAATTGATATGATTCAGCAAGCTATAATCAAGGCAGTTGATAGCGCAAAAGTTGATTTAGTATTAACTACAGGTGGAACCGGATTATCTGTTAGAGATGTAACTCCTGATGCTACAATGGCGGTGATTGACAAATTGGTGCCTGGCATAAGTGAGATAATTCGGATGGAAAGTTTTCAGAAAACACCAAAGGCAATTTTATCGCGAGCAATTGCCGGAATTCGCAAAAGAAGTTTAATTATAAATCTGCCGGGAAGCCCTAAAGGCGTAAGAGAATCGTTAAATGTAATTTTGGAAGCGCTGCCTCATGGTATTGATATCTTGAAAGGTGA is part of the Atribacterota bacterium genome and harbors:
- the mog gene encoding molybdopterin adenylyltransferase, which gives rise to MIKVAIITVSDKGARGQREDISGETIKFILEKIEAKVVEYKIVPDEIDMIQQAIIKAVDSAKVDLVLTTGGTGLSVRDVTPDATMAVIDKLVPGISEIIRMESFQKTPKAILSRAIAGIRKRSLIINLPGSPKGVRESLNVILEALPHGIDILKGDASECGKE